The DNA window CTTAATCCTGCTAATAACCCAATATGCAACCCTGAAATTGCCACAAGATGTGCAATACCCGTTTGACGAAAGACATTCCATTGTTCAGGGCTAATCCACTGTTGTTCCCCAACAGAGAGCGCAATCAAAATTCCACTAAAAGGATGATGCTCAGTCATTACCTGAATTTGTTTTGCAAAATACTCTCGCAAAACATTAATCTGCCAACGACTTGCTTCTTTTAATAATTGTTGTTTACCTTTTGGACGTATTGAACCCGTCGCTTGAATACCCTGTTGATACAAAGTTTGACTGTAGTCACTCGTAAATGGATTACTAAAACCACGTGCACGTTGTAACTTAATGGTAAATAGCCATTGTTGTCCTGTCCGTAACTCTGCCGAACTTTTATACCAACTTAGGCGTATATGACCAACATTACTAATAACCTGTTTATCTTTAGTAATAAGACGAGTGGGTGCGAAATCAAATTGCCAGCCATTCCCTTTGCGATTAGGTAAATCAATAATATACCCTTCAGCAAGCACTTCTTGTCCTTCTAATACTAAAGGTAATGCCTGCGCAAAAAACAATTGGGCTCTGAACACCACCCAACAAACTCCTAATGTAAACCAACAAATAAATCGTAAACGAGGAGTATAAAAACTGAGGATAAGTAACGGAATAATGAACCAAACAACAGAAAAGGTGGGTAATGTTGGAAGATTTTGACTAAGTAACACACCTAAAAAAAAGGCGACAGTTGCTAAACGCATAATATCGCCTCTATAAAAATATTATTGAGTGAGAGGTACTAACCTATCCCCAAAAGGTGTGCGGACTACACGCATACCTGGTGGGACATCTTCATCTTTAATTTCTTGACGTTGGAAATTCTTGTAAATCTCCTGACGCTTTTTTATTTCAGCTTCACGCTTTGCCGCCTCCTCAGGTGTTAACTCACGAGGACCAAACTGTACAGGTTGTAAAGGTCCTGGTGGAACAGCACCAGGGGGTAAATTTGGTACTTGCCCTGTGGGTTGAGCAACAACGGGTTGTGGTGGTGCTGGCGGGGGTAAGGCATTTTGACGCACTAATGCCAATTTAGCCGATTTACCGTTATCAACACACTGCACCCCTTTTTGTGCATTAGAAGCACGACAAGGAGACTCTGATGGATACTCTAATTTTATCTCACGCGAATTAATATCTAATAAAAAATATCCCTGATAGCCATCAATAGGTGTTCTCGCTCCTTTAAGGCGTTGAACAAACTGCTTTCCCTCTTTTGTTTGTAAAATAACCGCTTTTTTATTACCAATACGGCTAGTCCCCACTAAGGCAAAATCAACTTGTGGCGGGGGCGGGGCTGGTGGTGCGACTGGCTGAGGCGGTGGCGTTGGTGCTTGAACAACTGGTGTTTGAGTTTGTGCGGGTGGTGGCGTTTTTTCTTTACCACGTTGCGCATCAAACAAATCAAAACCATGAGCAGTTAGCGGAAATATAAGAAAAAACAAAAAACTATAACGGATAGACATAGCAGATAGAATGAGAAGATAATCGTGAAACTGATGAATGAGAAAAATAATAATACTGTGACAATCTAAGTAAATCAGCAACTATATTGCAGTATAGAACAGTAACGACCACAGTTAAATTTTAATTTTTCTTAACAAAAAATACACATCATTCAAGATTGTCTAATGCGCCGCGAATTTGTTCATGGCTAAAGCCACGATATTGTAAAAATCGCATCTGCTTTGCGCGTTCTGGTAGTGTGGCTGGTTGCTTTTTTCCAAAACGCTTCATACGAACTTGCTTGGCTAAATTAAACCAATCAACATCCTGTAATAACTCACAAGCCATGATAGTTTGCTGTTGAACGCCACGCATTTTAAGGGCTTGCTGAATATGCAACCAGCCATAGCCCTTATTAATGCGCGAACGAATAAAACTTTCACAAAAACGTGAATCACTCAACAAATCTTGTGCTTGTAATTCGTTTACAACTTGCTCAACCAATGCGTAGAGATAGCCTCGTAACAATAATTTATGTTGTAGCTCAACGACGGAGTGTTCACGTCGTGACAAAATATCCAAGGCGTTATTTTTAACTTGTTGATAAGTTGCAGCGTCGAGCATAGGTAATTATACGTCTAAATCATCATCGACTGATTCGTTAACATCATCAGCATCTTTTGCGGTATTCATCGCAGCAGGCAAAACAAGCACTTTATCCCGTACTTGCTTTTCAATTTGCTGTGCAATCTCAACACGTTCCCGTAAATAATTACGGACATTTTCCTTACCTTGCCCGATACGATCACCATTGTAGCTATACCACGCGCCTGCTTTGTCTAAAACGCCCAACTTCGCGCCTAAATCAATGATTTCACTTTCACGGGAAATTCCTTCACCATATAAAATATCAAAAGTGACTTCTTTAAATGGAGGAGCAACCTTATTTTTAACAACCTTTACTTTCGTTTCACTCCCAATAATATCCTCGCCCCGTTTAATCGCCCCAATTCGCCGAATATCTAAACGCACAGAAGCGTAAAATTTCAGTGCATTACCGCCAGTTGTTGTTTCAGGATTACCAAACATAACACCAATTTTCATACGAATTTGGTTAATGAAAATCACCATCGTATTAAATCGCTTGATATTTGCGGTCAATTTACGCAAGGCTTGAGACATCAAACGGGCTTGTAAACCCATATGAGAATCACCCATTTCGCCTTCAATTTCAGCTTTAGGCGTTAAGGCGGCAACAGAGTCAATGACAATTAAATCGACTGCGCCTGAACGGACTAACATATCGGTAATTTCTAACGCTTCTTCCCCATTATTAGGCTGTGATAATAATAACTCACTGACATTAACCCCTATTTTTTCTGCATATGCTCTATCTAAAGCATGTTCTGCATCAATAAATGCGGCGGTGCCACCTTTTTTCTGAATTTCTGCGGCAACTTGTAAGGTTAACGTGGTTTTACCTGAAGATTCAGGGCCATAAATTTCTATAATACGCCCCATCGGTAAACCGCCAACACCTAAAGCTAAGTCCAACCCTAATGAGCCTGTAGAAACGGTTTCAACATCCATCACCGCGCCGACATCTCCCAAGCGCATGACAGACCCCTTACCAAATTGCTTTTCAATTTGTCCTAATGTGGTACTCAATGCTTTGCGTTTATTGTCGTCCATAGCCATCTTCTCATGTTCAAATAGATATGTTTATTTTTACAGTATAACACAAAAAACATTTAAGCCAACTCTGTTATTAATGTTGATAAAGCAGTCATGACCGTTTGCTCACGAACAGATTCCCTATCCCCATTGAATAAAAAACACTTTGCATAAATTTTTTGAGGCAATGCCCATGCAATCCATACCGTTCCAACGGGTTTTGTGCGACTTCCCCCTGTTGGCCCTGCAATGCCACTGACCGCAATCGCAACTTCTGCATGACTATGTTTCAATGCGCCCGATGCCATTGCTAAAACGGTTTGTTCGCTCACCGCCCCTTGCTCGGTCAAAATTTGAGCGGGAACGTCTAACAACTCTTGTTTTGCTTCGTTGGAATACGTGACAAAGCCCCGTTCGAACCAATCTGAACTGCCTGCAATAGCCGTCATGACTTGAGCAATCCAGCCACCAGTACAAGATTCAGCAGTAACGAGACGATAATGATGGCGCAATAATTGTTGGCTTAATTGATGCGCGAGGGAATGAAGGTTATCGTGTGGCATACGAATGAAGGTATCATAAAAAATGGTTTATTTTACGCTTCATTGTAACGTGAATGCAGAGAGAAAAAACAGAAAGACCATAAATAAAAAAACCCCATTGACGGGGTTCTTTTACGGAAAAAGGCGAGACAAACAGGCTAATTATGCTTGTTCACTAGGAACGATACTCACATAGTGACGTTGAAAAGCCCCTTTTACTTCAAATTTAACTTTGCCATCTACTTTGGCAAATAAAGTATGGTCTTTACCCATACCTACGTTAACGCCTGCATAAAACTTTGTACCGCGTTGACGGACTAAAATATTGCCCGCGCTTACGACTTGGTCACCAAAACGTTTTACGCCAAGTCGCTTCGACTCGGAATCACGACCGTTGCGGCTACTACCGCCAGCTTTCTTATGCGCCATCTGCGATTACCTCTGACTAATGTTATTACGCCACAATACCTGTGATTTTCACTTCGGTATAATACTGGCGATGCCCCATTTGTTTGCGATAGTGTTTACGACGACGCATTTTCATAATTTTGATTTTGTCGCCACGCCCTTGTGTTTGTACCGTTGCGGTCACTTTACTACCCACAACAACAGGGGTTCCAATAGTAATATTGTCGCCATTAGCCAGCAATAGAACTTCACTGAATTCTACAGCTGTGCCTTCCTCAGCGGCAAGTTTTTCTACTTTTAATACATCACCTTCAGCAACTTTGTATTGCTTGCCGCCGGTCTTAATTACAGCGTACATAAATTCGTTCTCCGTCTCGCTAATTCACTGATTAGACTAAGGGACTATAGGAAAGTGCGGAATTATACGGAATCGTTGCAAAAAAGACAAGCCTATTTTGAGATGACAACAGGTTATTTATTTTTCGACAGCCAAAAACGCAAGTTGTGAAGTAAAAAAGCGTTAAATTTAACGTAATTATTTAAAAATAATAAAAACTAACGCATTGGCGTGTTTTGTGCAGTCTCTCTAAATCAACCATCTTACTGATTGTATTCTGTAATTTTATAGGGTTACAACGTACTTAATACGTGAAACCGCTTGAATACGCTAACTTGATTTATTGAGGACATCGAAAATGATAACGAATGCTTTTGTAAAAATACTGCTCATCATGCTACTGCTACAAGGTTGTTCAACCTTATCCGTTCCTGAAGAAGGTACAAAACAGCAGGCTACGTTGAAAAACTTACAAACGAAGTTAGATGAGGTCAAAGCAGATGATTTTGGTATTTTCATGACAGAATTACATCGCGCTGAAAATCAATTAGATAAAGCGCAAGGTATCTATGATGATGCAGTTGCGGGTAAATCAGTGAATCTCGGAGAGGGGCAAGCTGCCGCTGTACAGGCAGTTGTGCATAGGACAAATGCTGAAGATGCCTTTGGACGGTTTTTAGAGCCGATTAATAAAAACTTAGATGAGAATAATCAGGATATTGAAGCGCAAGAAGCCCGTTTAGCTTGGTTAGAAACTTTACATATAAAGCCAGATACAATTATCCCTGATAAAAGTATTTATTTTGACTTTGGTAACAGTAATTTACGAGCCAATGAACGGGCAAAACTAAAAGAGGCGGTTAATTTCTTAAGAGAACATCCTATGTTTGCCATTAAATTAACAGGTTATGCGGATACTGTTGGCACTAAAGAGCATAATAAAAAGTTAGCTGCTCGTCGTAATGCGACAGTATTGGACGCATTACGTCGTCAGGGTTTACCTGCTAATACAACCGTTATGGTTGCGGTAGGAGAAACAAAAGGACGTGATGAAACCAAAAATCCTGAAAGTCGTCGTGTTGATGTCAGGATATATATTCATGGTCGTTATGTTAAAAACACTGACAAACCGACAGAAGAAGTAGAAGAAATAAATGCCGATGAAATGGCTGATGCAACATCCGCGACAGGAGATGAATAATCCACTTTATCCCCCCAATTCTAAGGGGGGATAATCATGCTCACGATTATTCATTAATTTTAATGAGTTATTCTGATGCTTTCCACGCAACGTCTAGCATTTTAACTGCACGAACATCATCTAAACGACGAACAGGTAAGCGATAAGGCGCACCTTTTAAGAAAGCGGCATCCGTCGTTGCTTCCTGTAAAATTTCCGTCATCGCCGTGACAAAATCGTCTAAGGTTTCTTTTGCTTCTGTTTCTGTTGGTTCAATGAGCAAACATTCAGGCACTAATAATGGAAAATAGGTTGTTGGCGCATGAAATCCTTTATCTAGCAAGCGTTTTGCGAAGTCCATTGCAGTCACATTTAATTCTTTCGCTTGTTTTTTCAAGGTAATAATAAACTCATGACTTGCCCGTCGAGGCGCGAAAGCGACTTCAAATCCTGCTTGTGCTAGCTTAGCCATTAAATAATTTGCGTTAAGTGTGGAAAAAGTGGCAACCCGCGCCATACCAACGCTACCCAATAAACGCGCATAAATATAGGCTCGTAATAAAATCCCTGCATTTCCTACGCTTGCCATCATGCGTCCTATGGTTTGTGGGCAGTCTTTTTCTGTCAACCAACGATAGGTTTTTCCATCATAATCAACCATTGGAATAGGTAAAAAAGGTTTTAAGCGTTCACTCACGCCAACAGGACCAGAACCAGGACCACCGCCACCGTGTGGCGTAGAAAAGGTTTTATGTAGGTTAATGTGAATGACATCGAATCCCATATCACCTGGGCGAACTTTTCCTAAAATGGCATTTAAATTCGCGCCATCGTAATACAGTAAGCCACCCACTTGATGCACACATTCTGCAATTGCTGTAATTTGTCGTTCAAATACGCCAACAGTAGAAGGATTTGTCAACATAATCCCTGCTGTTTGTGAACCAACGGATTGGCGCAGTGCATCAATATCCACATCCCCATTTGCCAGTGTTGGGATTTCTCGCACTTTATAACCACACATGACCGCCGAGGCGGGATTAGTCCCGTGTGCCGCATCAGGCACTAAAATTTCTGTCCGTGCTGTATCGCCACGGGCATCATGATAAGCCTTAATCATGGCAACGCCTGCAAATTCGCCATTTGCGCCTGCGGCAGGAGCTAAAGAGACCGCTTTCATGCCTGTGACTGCTTTTAAAATTTCTTGTAATTCGTATAAACACGCCATAAAGCCTTGGCTGTGACTATCAGGTGCAGCGGGATGACGAGCTAAAAAATTGGGTAACATCGCTAAGGTGTTGCACACACGTGGATTATATTTCATGGTGCAAGAGCCTAACGGGTAAAAATGGGTATCGATAGAAAAGTTCTTTTTCGATAAATTGGTGTAATGACGAACAACTTGTAATTCAGATACTTCAGGTAATGCGACGCGCTTTTTACGTAGAAATTGTGTAGGAATATCGGCATTAGCGCGTTGCGCTGGATATTGGCTAGGGGTGGAACGTCCATGACTACTGTGTTCAAAAATAAGCATTAGCAATGTATCCCTGAAGAGAAAATGAAAATAAAAGCCCAATCATTTAGATATATGATGCAGATTTTCATCATTGATATGCTATATCTTCAATGCTTGGGCAAGGTTTAGACTGTTT is part of the Beggiatoa alba B18LD genome and encodes:
- a CDS encoding regulatory protein RecX, with the protein product MLDAATYQQVKNNALDILSRREHSVVELQHKLLLRGYLYALVEQVVNELQAQDLLSDSRFCESFIRSRINKGYGWLHIQQALKMRGVQQQTIMACELLQDVDWFNLAKQVRMKRFGKKQPATLPERAKQMRFLQYRGFSHEQIRGALDNLE
- the recA gene encoding recombinase RecA yields the protein MDDNKRKALSTTLGQIEKQFGKGSVMRLGDVGAVMDVETVSTGSLGLDLALGVGGLPMGRIIEIYGPESSGKTTLTLQVAAEIQKKGGTAAFIDAEHALDRAYAEKIGVNVSELLLSQPNNGEEALEITDMLVRSGAVDLIVIDSVAALTPKAEIEGEMGDSHMGLQARLMSQALRKLTANIKRFNTMVIFINQIRMKIGVMFGNPETTTGGNALKFYASVRLDIRRIGAIKRGEDIIGSETKVKVVKNKVAPPFKEVTFDILYGEGISRESEIIDLGAKLGVLDKAGAWYSYNGDRIGQGKENVRNYLRERVEIAQQIEKQVRDKVLVLPAAMNTAKDADDVNESVDDDLDV
- a CDS encoding CinA family protein encodes the protein MPHDNLHSLAHQLSQQLLRHHYRLVTAESCTGGWIAQVMTAIAGSSDWFERGFVTYSNEAKQELLDVPAQILTEQGAVSEQTVLAMASGALKHSHAEVAIAVSGIAGPTGGSRTKPVGTVWIAWALPQKIYAKCFLFNGDRESVREQTVMTALSTLITELA
- the rpmA gene encoding 50S ribosomal protein L27, with protein sequence MAHKKAGGSSRNGRDSESKRLGVKRFGDQVVSAGNILVRQRGTKFYAGVNVGMGKDHTLFAKVDGKVKFEVKGAFQRHYVSIVPSEQA
- the rplU gene encoding 50S ribosomal protein L21, coding for MYAVIKTGGKQYKVAEGDVLKVEKLAAEEGTAVEFSEVLLLANGDNITIGTPVVVGSKVTATVQTQGRGDKIKIMKMRRRKHYRKQMGHRQYYTEVKITGIVA
- a CDS encoding OmpA family protein, whose product is MITNAFVKILLIMLLLQGCSTLSVPEEGTKQQATLKNLQTKLDEVKADDFGIFMTELHRAENQLDKAQGIYDDAVAGKSVNLGEGQAAAVQAVVHRTNAEDAFGRFLEPINKNLDENNQDIEAQEARLAWLETLHIKPDTIIPDKSIYFDFGNSNLRANERAKLKEAVNFLREHPMFAIKLTGYADTVGTKEHNKKLAARRNATVLDALRRQGLPANTTVMVAVGETKGRDETKNPESRRVDVRIYIHGRYVKNTDKPTEEVEEINADEMADATSATGDE
- the gcvPB gene encoding aminomethyl-transferring glycine dehydrogenase subunit GcvPB; amino-acid sequence: MLIFEHSSHGRSTPSQYPAQRANADIPTQFLRKKRVALPEVSELQVVRHYTNLSKKNFSIDTHFYPLGSCTMKYNPRVCNTLAMLPNFLARHPAAPDSHSQGFMACLYELQEILKAVTGMKAVSLAPAAGANGEFAGVAMIKAYHDARGDTARTEILVPDAAHGTNPASAVMCGYKVREIPTLANGDVDIDALRQSVGSQTAGIMLTNPSTVGVFERQITAIAECVHQVGGLLYYDGANLNAILGKVRPGDMGFDVIHINLHKTFSTPHGGGGPGSGPVGVSERLKPFLPIPMVDYDGKTYRWLTEKDCPQTIGRMMASVGNAGILLRAYIYARLLGSVGMARVATFSTLNANYLMAKLAQAGFEVAFAPRRASHEFIITLKKQAKELNVTAMDFAKRLLDKGFHAPTTYFPLLVPECLLIEPTETEAKETLDDFVTAMTEILQEATTDAAFLKGAPYRLPVRRLDDVRAVKMLDVAWKASE